A genome region from Eurosta solidaginis isolate ZX-2024a chromosome 2, ASM4086904v1, whole genome shotgun sequence includes the following:
- the LOC137239713 gene encoding uncharacterized protein — translation MQTKLIILCLSALLLVQTQAIPRMRREAAEDVAVERKQTNAVADSSDSSSSEESAELKKPRQVLMTTTLVDLVGLAKYVTEKGQPLLKKTLEQLEALPEKSPELQANITRIADFLKKNPNDIDAIDEEGIMSLFESMINFTDIMKDLDDMPPELEQTQTLQKAFADNGAEKFEEDLMSELKVVTGKFEKTIDKYLGILSEKQKARETKLINWYTNFTNEKDEEKKAEHYANFFDTFKPGN, via the exons ATGCAAACGAAGCTAATTATTTTATGCTTGAGCGCTTTGCTATTGGTGCAA ACACAAGCCATACCACGTATGCGTCGTGAAGCAGCAGAAGATGTCGCAGTTGAACGTAAACAAACAAATGCAGTAGCTGACTCCTCAGATTCTTCCTCATCAGAGGAATCTGCTGAACTCAAGAAACCACGTCAAGTATTAATGACAACAACCCTGGTCGACTTAGTGGGCTTAGCTAAATATGTCACCGAAAAAGGACAACCACTTTTGAAGAAAACTCTTGAACAATTAGAAGCGCTCCCTGAAAAGAGTCCCGAACTTCAGGCAAATATTACGCGTATCgctgattttcttaaaaaaaatcccAACGACATCGATGCAATCGACGAGGAAGGCATTATGTCACTTTTTGAATCAATGATTAATTTTACTGACATCATGAAAGATCTCGATGATATGCCACCAGAATTGGAACAAACACAAACTCTACAAAAGGCATTCGCTGATAATGGTGCTGAGAAATTCGAAGAGGATTTGATGTCAGAGCTGAAAGTGGTGACAGGCAAATTCGAAAAAACAATCGATAAATATTTGGGCATTTTGAGTGAGAAGCAAAAGGCGCGCGAAACCAAGTTGATCAATTGGTATACGAATTTTACCAATGAGAAGGATGAAGAGAAGAAGGCAGAGCATTATGCTAACTTTTTCGATACATTCAAACCAGGCAATTAA